The following proteins are encoded in a genomic region of uncultured Vibrio sp.:
- the thiQ gene encoding thiamine ABC transporter ATP-binding protein gives MLVLDNVQYTYQSELFRFDLIIERGQIVSLMGPSGAGKSTLLALVAGFINPDQGDIRVDGASIVGKEPYLRPFSMLFQEHNLFAHLSVRDNISLGLHPGLKLTEDQKHQVEQAAQQVGVAEYLDRLPEHLSGGQRQRVALARCFVQPHPVWLLDEPFSALDPVLREEMLSLVKRLAAERGITVLMVTHHLNDAKAIASHFVFVAGGKIEASGEISELKLTHSSEALQAFVRAAG, from the coding sequence ATGTTAGTGTTGGATAATGTGCAATACACCTATCAAAGTGAACTGTTTCGTTTTGATTTAATTATTGAGCGCGGTCAGATAGTCTCGTTGATGGGGCCGAGTGGGGCGGGTAAATCGACATTATTAGCACTGGTCGCTGGCTTTATTAACCCAGACCAAGGGGATATCCGAGTTGATGGCGCATCCATTGTTGGTAAAGAACCTTATCTGCGTCCATTCTCAATGTTGTTTCAGGAGCATAACCTGTTTGCTCATCTGTCGGTGCGTGACAACATCAGTCTGGGATTACATCCGGGTTTGAAGCTCACCGAAGACCAAAAGCATCAGGTTGAGCAGGCAGCGCAGCAGGTTGGTGTTGCAGAATACCTCGACCGCTTGCCAGAACATCTCTCTGGTGGTCAACGTCAACGTGTTGCGTTAGCGCGTTGTTTTGTTCAGCCTCATCCGGTGTGGTTGCTGGATGAACCTTTCTCTGCGCTCGATCCTGTGCTACGCGAAGAGATGCTGAGCTTAGTGAAAAGGTTAGCCGCTGAGCGAGGGATTACCGTCCTGATGGTGACTCATCATCTCAATGATGCTAAAGCCATCGCAAGTCACTTTGTGTTTGTTGCGGGTGGAAAAATTGAGGCTTCGGGTGAGATTAGCGAACTTAAACTGACGCATTCCAGTGAAGCTCTGCAGGCATTTGTTCGGGCTGCAGGATAA